GGTTAACACAGGTTAGCAGCCTTAATGGAAAAGGTAGGCCCAGCATTGCAATGTTATCAGCTAACTAGCAAGCTTTGTTAGCATCacaattcacactcacatggGACAGGAATTAGAAGGCTAACATTTTCCCCTACTCCGgtcaaaacacacaccacaactGTTGTGGTGCATAATAAACATATTTGAGGATAAAAACTGCAAAACGTTAAGAAAGCAAGGGCTTcattcaatttaattaaatttgtatagcgccaaatcatattatacattatctcaaggcactttacatagaagaccttaaaaattatagaaaaacccaacagttctcacaattagcagcactttggcgaccAAAGAAAATCTCATTAACTGGGggcaaagagggagagagagaaatgtttatttCCCACAGCAGTCTAGGCTAGCATATGGATAGgatagcagcataactaagtgatggttcaggactcacctcaTCCAGCCCaaactataagctttatcaaagaggaacgttttaagtctaaccttaaatatagagatggtgtctgcctccttcCACAGTAGAGGAGCCTAGTAGTTGAAGGCTccacctcctgttctactcttacagactctaggaGTCACAAGAGAGCCTGTATTCTGGACAATAcggtgttatgagctctttgaggtatgaaggggcttgattgttaagggatttgtatgtgaggagcaggatcttgaattctattcaGAATTTTAcgagccaatgcagagaagctaagacagcagtaatatgatctctccttctagttcctCTCAGCAgttgtgctgcagcattttggaccaagtggaggcttttcacagactaaCAAACATCCTGAAAATcaagaattacagtaatccagtctagaggtaacaaatgcatggactagtttctcagcatccttctgagacaggatgtccCTACTTTTCTTAATATTGcacaggtggaagaaagctgtcctagagacttgttttatatgtgggtcaaatgacatgtcctggtcaaacataactccaaggttcctAACAGTGGAGCTGGGGCCCAATCTAATACCATTCATTGAAGTACCTTGCtgaactccatgactaacttctctgtgcatggaggagtcattgttaacataaagaaattgaaatggaactgataaatgtgatttaaaccagttttgTGCTgttcctttaatccctacatgttgttccagtctctgtaacagaatcttTTGATCCatggtgtcaaatgctgcactaagatccaaCAGGACGAGTAtagagacaagtccattatctgaggCCATGAAAAGGTCATTGGTAACTTTTAAtagtgctgtttctgtgctgtgatggattctaaatcctgactgaaagtcttccaACAAACCATTACCATCTAAGTAttgtactggaaaaattaagtaagtatggttgaaacctatgttgtagttgaaaagtaagtttttgcagccctgtctaaagacttttatgacctgtatctacatacatatacaaactgtccaaatactttatgacctgaactgttttatggtctgcactgtgttgacctgaaaactgtcagacccttttatcacttatttactctccaaagaactgaatgtatgtctgcttatctccaaaggaGACATACTGTATGGaaatcagttgtctgtgtttagatttctctctcaacctgcgcctacagaaccagtctgaactggttctgagagatagccttagtcctcctatataagatccttgcatttgagtgtcctccatcttcactctgagatccttgtgactctctgtgttgatcctttctgcagaaagcccctattaaaatacacgtagataactttggtgtttccagcctcttgtatttccagatttccatcacagtatTCACATAGCAAcagctttttcaaggattttggaaatgaagggaAGGTTTGATATGGGTCTATAATTAGCTAAAACATCTGGGTcaagagtgttttttttaagcagagCTTTAGTTACTGCTAGCTTAAATGCCTGCAGTACCTAGCTATttaacaaagacatattaatCGCATTTAGTATGGAACTGTCAATAAGGGGAAAAACTTGGGTCTAGTAGACAAGTTGTTGGATTAGAGGATGAAACTAGTGAAGTCAGTTGAGTAAGATCAATTGAAGAAAAGTggtccaaatataaatctggtgctACAGGTGGTTCTATGGTTTCTGTACTATGTATCCTGTGCTATTCATGGCGATGAGGTGGTGAATTTTTTCCCTGATgattataattttatttgtgaagaaGTTGAAATCATTGTGTTAGGGATTGTTTTTAGTTGGACCCCAGAGCAGAGACTGGAAACCAGATCGGAACTAAGACAGAGTTTATTGCACAAGTAGGCAGAGAAAGCAGGCTGTGGAGGCAGGGTGCTGGCTGGCTGGAATCCACgagaagacacaaacacagaaacaggaacGGGGAGGACACGGCATGGGAAAACAAAGACGAGGACGAGCTGCAAGGCACACGGGAGGTCTGCGTAACACGGGAGGAAAATACGGATTAGTAATTAACAAACACAAGGACTAGAGAGCTGAGGGAAATACATGCGGGTGTGCTACCGAACAAGACGGAATTATCTGGCAGTGTAGCGGAGTCAAGACCAGGCTTTTATTGAGAGGTGATGATGAATGAGAGCAGGTGTGCCTTGtcatcagcagcagcggggaagccagccacaccccctgccacacacatgACCTTCAGGGGAAGAgcagaaaggggagggggagagagagaacacaaaaaccaccaaacacagaatcatcacaCATTGCTCATTAGAGTTAAAGGAATAGATGGATCAGTAGAGCTGTGGCTCTTTGTCAGCCTGACTACAGGGCTGAAGAGGAACCTggggttgttcttattttcttctatgAATAACGAATAATAGGAGGTTCTGGCATTTCAGAGTCCTTTCTTGTAATTTATCAGACTTCTATCCCGGTTCGGCGAAAATCATCTTGGTTGGTCGAACGCCACTTTTTTCCTCAGAGGATGTCTctccttgttaagccctatgagataaattgtgattCGTGAATATGGGTGAATTCACTAGTTTagtgaaactgaaaaatgcaAGTCAGcagttgtaaaaaaacaaaaacgtaaTCTGTAATCAGTCTTTTGAAAGGCTGTtcatcaaatacaaataaatgctTGTAAATACGTAGCACTTAACTTGTGCTGATGTGAGGTGTATGCATTCTGCGGACTAAACATGTAGTTCTTGAGTAAGCATATTGTATTTAGAGATGAATTTAGAATGATTGGGTCTTTATGCCTTTGACTAGTATGCCTTTCCCTATTTTCTGtcgtatatatatttatacattgcaacattatatacagtatatggtaCAATGTTGGACATCCTTATTAAACATTAGCAAAGTTTTAATAATGAAGTAAACGTATGTGCAGATAAGACAGAAGCTCAGGTGTTGTGTAGTACTACAAGTGTTTAATGTACTTCATCAGACAAATAAGTCGACAGTCAAGGTATACAATACATTCATTTGGCAACAACACTATTACATTTTACAAGCAACATAAGCTTTAGtatttcctgacatttttcaCTTCAGTCCAAATTTTTGCTGAATTACCATTTTATATACGGATTAAGACTGAAAGACTAAATCCACTGTTATGTTCCAAAATAAGCAGGTAATAGGTGTAATTTTTAGAGAACATAGACATCCTATTGTAACCTTTGCTCTGCCCACTCTAACATTCTGGATCAGATTCAGGCTCAGTTACTTAGTTTTAGTTACTAGTTACTTAGTTCAGGACGTTCAGCAAGGAAGCATCTTAAGGAGGCCTGTGCTAATATTGCCTTTTATAATCAGAGCTACTCTAGAGGGGTCCCAGAACCAAACATTAGAGCTGGAATTGTGTGTAATAATGTCCCatttacacactgaaactcTTTGTGGAAATAGAGCCAAAGCAACTATAAACTACTTGGATAACTCCTGTAAGCTTTAACAGCTATTGTGTGAAGTaatattttcctctctctgcaaAGCTAAATATTTTCATCAGCATATGAATTTCAAGAGGAGACCTGAGTGATGATTACAACAGTGTAACTCAtgttctctgtttctctgtaaacATGTTTAGCTAGGCTCGCTGCTTCTTGTCGTACCAAGAACATCCATCTCTGAGTTAGAATTTGACCACCTAAATGACAAACACATGTGTATATGCGGAAAAAGCACATCAAATAAGAGTAAATCTCTGACCGAACAGTAGGAAAATATACCAGCAACTTTGAAGCATTTGTGTACAGCAAAATCATCTGTCTATCCATTCAACCAGTTATATCCGGTTTAACACAGATATgtaaaacaattcaaacaaaaccCATGCTCTCTTCTATATCTAGGTTTATATTGCCCTGCCATCCTTTTCTCCAGGAGGCTAGAAGAGATAGTCAttgtgcgttgagctctctggCAACATAGTGAGATAACTTAATTCCTAGTCCAtgactgtttgtctgtgtcgCTGTTCAGGGATAGACCTGGGAAAAGTCAAAGAGGTGGACATGAGATTCAGGGGATCATCAGCATGCTGTGTCTCTTCTGTGTCTGGTGAGGGGGCAAACAGCGGAGAGGGGGGTGATGTTCCATCATCTAACTTGTGTAAAGAAACGTCCTGCAGTGGGTTGCTAtgtgtctttgtggtttttatgttatctttttctctgtcttcctgtgttCTGGCTTTGCCCTGTTGACGGCTGCTACTCAGCGTTTTCAGTTGATTGAAGTCTAAGTTGGGGTAGGAGGGTGACTTGGACAAGGCCTGCAGGAGTTTGTTGAGACTCCCTGAGCCATTGCTACACCTGCTATGGCCGGTCTTGGCCACCTGGCACAGAAGATGGGTGTGTTGACGTAGTTGGgcaatttctctctctgtggcggCATTCTGCTTCAGCAGCTCCTTTGTGCGAAGCGTGATGGCCAACAGGCCCAACTGATTCAGGCTCTCAGCTGTGTCTAGAAAACGGTGCTGGCATGTAAATGAGCTGTCTGGAGGCAGTCGATATGGGCTGTGAGCcgtggaggaagagggagatgaagaaggagcagaggagaatgAGGGGGACTCTGAGAAAGAAGGTGGTGAGGGTGTCTGGCAGCTGGAGATGGAGGGTGAGCCCAAGCTTTGCTTGAAATGGTGGGGATGGCTGAGCGGTGGACTCTGAGATAAGATGGGAAAAGGATtgtgtcctcctctgtctttataCTGGAAATAGGAATGGAATCTGCCCTCTTTTTGgcactgctgctgtggcttcAGGAGGTGGTGGGTGGTAGATACAGCttccctcttttcatcctcGGTGCACACTCTCTTGCTCTGGCTCTGGCCTTCCCCCCCAGCCTCCTCCAACCCCTCCACCCATTTTCTACCCTTGCCCTTATGACTCTCCTTCCTGGGGTGGGGGGCAATGCGAGCATAAGAATTCAGGATGGGCAGGTATGAGTTCTTACTGCCGTGGTTCTGGTTGTGGCGGCTGCCTCCCGTCTTAATTTGAGCTTGAGGGGCAGCTTGACTGGATGACGGGGTAGAAGTGGAGGAAGCAGGCATTGCTGGTTGTTGGATCAGTAGAAGCTGGGTGGGTGCTTGGGTGCTGGTGAGGCTGTGCCATCCTCCACCCAATGCCAGGGGACCATGCAGAAACGGTTCTGGTCTAGACTGTACCACCAGGAGGTTGTGAGCAGGGTTTTATGTGAGCAGCAATTACAGACCAGTGTAAAGGAGAGAGCAGAAGATGCAGAGGAGGTTAAAGTCACAAAGAAATAGGCAGCAGGCCACAAaaatatcatcattattattattatgtaaatcaaacaataacagagggagaattctacacaacaaactaatacaaattaGCAACAACTCAAgtaacaaagacttttaaat
The Hippoglossus stenolepis isolate QCI-W04-F060 chromosome 15, HSTE1.2, whole genome shotgun sequence DNA segment above includes these coding regions:
- the LOC118121784 gene encoding CLOCK-interacting pacemaker, whose product is MPKEQGHCVERPVRSTSKNAKDKSNSATLRASKSGYYMEPPGMGDMIDHLLRCDSERDSEKDSGYSDAGSDSVHTDVDDQRSSVSEPYRQSSKSSNNNHVNGAVHNMPPYEELPPIYVIKNLIVKPSRPEPFLHGPLALGGGWHSLTSTQAPTQLLLIQQPAMPASSTSTPSSSQAAPQAQIKTGGSRHNQNHGSKNSYLPILNSYARIAPHPRKESHKGKGRKWVEGLEEAGGEGQSQSKRVCTEDEKREAVSTTHHLLKPQQQCQKEGRFHSYFQYKDRGGHNPFPILSQSPPLSHPHHFKQSLGSPSISSCQTPSPPSFSESPSFSSAPSSSPSSSTAHSPYRLPPDSSFTCQHRFLDTAESLNQLGLLAITLRTKELLKQNAATEREIAQLRQHTHLLCQVAKTGHSRCSNGSGSLNKLLQALSKSPSYPNLDFNQLKTLSSSRQQGKARTQEDREKDNIKTTKTHSNPLQDVSLHKLDDGTSPPSPLFAPSPDTEETQHADDPLNLMSTSLTFPRSIPEQRHRQTVMD